In the genome of Arachis stenosperma cultivar V10309 chromosome 2, arast.V10309.gnm1.PFL2, whole genome shotgun sequence, the window ATATCACCCAAATCAGAGAGATGAGGTTAGACCATCTCCAGTAGGAAACTCATCCCAGTTCTTGTTTATGGCCCACCTGTCATAAAAAGTAACTCCACATCAGCTTTTGCGTCATAAACAGTGAATAGGAACTCAAagcatctctctcttctccattagGAGGAACTAACTTTAGTCCCTGTTGTGGTcacacttaattaattaattaaaatacttgaaattaatgtaattaatttttttaataatgtaatttaaatatttaaatttaaaaataattcactattaaaagatattaatattaaataaattcatatataacaataatacacaATAGATAATTCGGGTTTAcactaatttgtaaaattacttaatacaaagaaaaacataattaaactcTATAGTTGATGACAAGCATTGTAAAATTGCCATATGTGTTCAATTAAGTCCTCCTTCAATTGTCTATGCTGCTGCCTTCAATTTTTACAACGGTTAGTTTTGCAACGgctaaattaatataataatataaatataaataatatttaatattaattatgatataaataattaatataaattattaattaaataaaaatttaattatttaatttatttaattattgtaattattaataaattaattataatttaattacttaattaattaattaatataaattattaattaaataaaaatatcaatatttgatattagtcattataattattattaaattaattattatttaattatataatataattatttaattaattaatattttatataattatttattttttattttacttgccaTTTGGCAATTGTGTATTGGTTAATGGGAGTCCCCATTGAGAGGAATTCCCTCATTTTGAATTGCGTGAAGGAACTCAAGTGAGTTTCTTTCCAACGTCCtatctctcttttttctctgaCAACAGTAGGAGGATTCCAAAGTTTTGCCTATTGAAGATGTTCTTAGACAAGCTTATTTTAAATGAGATtcatatcaaaaatattttgataattatCTTCTGTCTGACCCCCAAAATTTCGTTTTAAGCTCCGCCCCAGCTTTGAAccaaggaaaaataaaagaatgatAGTATAGATAGGTATTAAAGCATATATATgtgcatcaaaattcaaaatttaaaaatagaaaacattatttatatttagtatttaattttaatataccaACAATTTAAATATTTCATTTTACTATTATCCAATTATAAATGATCAAATAGTAGTCTATTAGCGTATCTTTAGATTATACTCTATGAAGAtagttattatattaattaatttggtAATGAAGAGtttcatatataaatatatacataataactACTTGCTTTGCTTGCTTATCCCAATTTTTGGAAGGTATTTTGTTAACAATTTTGCTAAATAATCAATAAGGATTTAATCAATAACAAGTtaataaatacttttaaattgtattttatattaattaattattattaattagtaattatttaatttttattttttaaaatacaaaattaattattattattaattatagttatttaaaattgactaaataagagttatttacttatatttttttttgttaatcatCTGTGCAACATTAATAATAATCAAGTATAGTCTTACCATTAAAAAAGTATATGAAATGTGTAAAGAAAAAAGGTTTATAAATTGTGCTCTTTAATTTTGATGTTGGCCATTCAATGGAGttttttatgaatgttaaaatttgatgtatattttttttacgtGGAGATTACAAATCTGAGCCTCAGATTtgttatttttgattttaaattttttaaacataCAAATAtgagttttatattttatattttttatattattttttttaaatatataaatttaactcttaatataaatttatattttagtattttttttaaaatatactaattgaaccttttaatttattttatagtaaaataaaaaatttacttcaACACAAATTAGATATTCTAATTTGTGTACCATAAAATTTGACTGTCAGatttttttacaaatattattattcCTCAAATTTGagagtttaatttattaaaaaaataaaatctatattaaaaaaaataactaattaactatTATACTGAATTATTACACACaatcttctttcaaattttaaaaaattagccTATAAATTGATGTTTAATTTCTCCAcctattaaaaataagataaaagagaTAAAACTCCATGATTGAAGACCAACATTCAAAAGATGACAGATTTCGTGTAGAAGAGTAAAACACATGTGCATGcatactaataatatatataaatatataatttatttttgctCTTAATGTCTAAAAATAGTTTAAAGGATATAAAAGTAAGATTAATGGAAAAGATATATAGAAACATATGGATATATGAGAGGTGAAAGGAGGAGAGAAAGTATGAAGTAAAAGGCCATACCGAGGAGGAGTGATGAGAGGAAAAAGACTAAATGTGTGTAAAGTGATGAAGTGATTGGGAAGCACAAAAAATCATGCTTCTTTGTGATGTGATTACAACACATCAAATAAGTAGTCACAACAACACAACATGCACACTTTAAAGGACCCACCAATTGTGGCGTACGTTGTGTGTCATCATATGATATTTTAACCATACCTACAACTATATATATAGAAGGAATAATGGAAAGGCCTAACAAGTTGTGTGTGTATGGGTAACCCATATGTATacagttttcttttcttttctttttttttttcaaataaacaaaGGATAATTATACAACATATacgaaaagaagagagagatatGGTGTATGGCAATTTTTACTTGTTTGATTAGATTATAggataaagtattattttaattttattatttggctaaaattttaattttattcataatatataaaaaaattttatttttgttttaaacatcttattttattttattttagtcttttaattaaaattaatttttaaatttttttctattgtgattttttttagataataaCAAAAGACATAATTATAGTGATTATAGTAGTTGTTATAGCGATTTGAGAGTGAAAATATcagaaaaattaattaaaataaaataaaaacaaaaaataacatgtttgaaagaaaaagttgtaatattaattttgaccagaagacaaaaataaaagaaaataaaatatttttgaaagaaaaaaaagacattttaaaTTTAATCGAAAATATTAGCGACataaaattagtaattaatCGAAAACAAAGACATTTTAAGGACCTAAAATTAGTATTTAATCGAAACATTAGAGACTCAGATAATGCTTTATctatttgtatttatttaactatttttactgttaaaaataataaatatttcatATAAACATCAACTAAAATATGCAAATTATATTATACtaatttatctttatataaaatataaatttaatttataaaatttaaatctcaTTCCATAATAAATAAATCGTGAACAAATGCAATATTATTTGGCATATAATATATGCAAATAACACTTTTAGTTTTAGGGTTAGAAGAGGAGCACATCACATGCACTTGAAAAAGGAAGTTAGCAAGGAACATGATGAATGTACATGAGTAATCTTGAGATTGTGCTTTATGTCAAATCCATATATCAAAGAGAAAATGGATATAATTGTTTTGCTATGTGGGGGTCTGGTATGTTTCATACTTTCATATTTTGTTACCATTCTCTCACAATGAAATGGGAATGTTTGTGTCTCTCACAACAATTCTGAATCTACATGTCATGCTTCACAAGGTAAGTGTGGTAACttcattctctttattttaataattaatattcattggtTGACATcaaataaacttttttttttttgaataaaaagaTATTCTATTCAAGCAGAACTCAAAACATCTAAATGGGCCAAATTAGTTACATGTTCAGGAGCTTCTTCCAACCATATAACATTTGGTTGGGTCAGAGCTAATTTGGCCAAAGCATGGGCTACCCTATTTCCCTCCTTTTTTACATGAGAAATGTGAACAAATCTAAATTTACCTAAAGCCTGTTTACAATTTGACACTAAAATTCCAAAATAATTCCTATGAGTGTCATTCCCTTTTAAAGCTCTAATAACATCAATGTTATCTCTTTCTAAGGCTAAATCAAAAAAACAGCAATCCAAAGCCAAGTTAAGGCCCAAAAGACATGCTGTGGCTTCTGCTTCAATTATAGATGTGGTTGAAAATGACCAAGTAGCTGCAACCATAATTTCTCCTTCTGAATTCCTAATAACTGCACCTCCTCCATTCGCTCCTTCATTTGAAATTGCTGCATCCACATTCAATTTGAAGATATTTGGCTCCGGCGGCACCCAACACATTAAACTTCGACTCCCTGGAGGTGGCTCTGCTGTGAAGTTCTCTGTCGGCCTTGACATGACTATGAATTCATGGAATCTAAGAGTTGCTCTGTTCACTAATTCTTGTATGTCTATTTCCTtatcttcaaaaattaatttgtttctTCCCCACCATATTACATGTAGGCATTCAAGAAAAAGGCCTCTTTCCCCCTTCCCGATTTGGTTTAGCGATTCTTCAATCCAAGCTCCAATTGGGTGATTCTGAGCTCTCTCTGTTCGGAGGTTGAAAGGGCTAGCAAACCAAAATCGATGTGTCCAGGTACAGTCTCTGAATATGTGTTCTTCTGTCTCTTCCTTTCTCCAACATCTTGGGCAAAGTGATGTGCATGTGATACCTCTTTTTTGAATATTGATTCTAGTTGGCAGAGATAATGTTAGCAGTCTCCATGTGAAATTAAGAGTGCGGTTCAGCGCTTTTGTGTTCCAAAGAAGTTTCCAAGGGAATCTGTTCCGGTGCTCTTGATTGCTGGACTGAGCATGGTTTTGTGGCTGAGAACAGATGAGGTGGTAAGCTTTCTTGACCTCATATTCGCCATTCTTTGATTCTTTCCAGTAGTAGCAGTCTTCTTGTTGGTTTTGGTCTAGAGGAATGTTAAGTATCTGTTCTGCTTCAAAATGAAAGAAATTCTGTTTGATGATGTCCTCTCTCCATCGAATAGTTTCCTGGTCAATAAGTTGTTCCACCCTGGTTTCTGAATTAAAACTTGAGCAGGTACTCCAAATTCTGAACCCGTTTTGATTTGGAAGCCATGGGTCTTCCTTTATTCTAATTGATCTGCCATTACCGATCCTCCATAAGCCTCCTAGATTTAGAACCCATTTAGCATTCCAAATACTTCTCCAAGTGTAGCTTGGCAAGTTTCCTATACCTGACTTGAGAAAAGATTTTTTGTTGTAGTATTTGGCTTTCAATGTCCTTGCTGCTAGTGAATTAGGAAATTTGATCAATCTCCATCCTTGTTTGGCCAAAAGTGCTTGATTAAAAGCTTCAAATCTTCTAAATCCTAGCCCCCCTTCTTGCTTTGCCAAGCTTAATTTTGACCATCTAACCCAATGCACATTCCTTTCTCCATTTTTGTTCCCCCAGTAAAATTTACTAATCATGCTCTCTATGTGTTGACATAAGCTTTTGGGCATTTGGAAACATCCCATAATGTATGAGGGTATTGCTTGAGCGACTGATTTTATAAGAACTTCTTTCCCCACCTTGGAAAGGCTATTCTCCTTCCATCCCTTCAGCTTCTTCCAAACTCTATCTTGGACAAAGTCAAAGATTTGTTTCTTAGATCTTCCAACAAAAGTTGGAATCCCCAAGTACTTTGAATGGTTCTCCACTGCCTTAATCTGTAACCAGTCTTGGATAAGCATCTGTCTGAGAGGAGGCACGTTTCGGCTAAAAGAGATTTTCGATTTATCCAAATTGATCCTTTGGCCTGAAGCTAATTGGTATGTCTGTAGAATTTCCTTCACTTCAATTATGTCTTGATCTGCTGCTCTTATGAAGAGAATGCTGTCATCCGCAAAAAAAAGGTGTGATATTTCGGGTGCATTCCTAGCTATCTTTATTCCTTGAATCGCTTTCCTTTCCTGAGCCTTGATAAGGAGACCTGAGAAAACTTCCGCGCATAATATAAATAGGTATGGAGAAAGGGGATCCCCTTGCCTTATGCCTCTAGTGGGTTTGAAACCCTTGGAGGGACAGCCATTAATAAGTACTGAGAAAGACACCGAGCTTATGCATTTTTGGATTAGTTTCACCCACTTTTGTGGGAAACCCATAGACTTGATAACCGCCAAGAGAAAACTCCATTCAATCCGATCATATGCCTTAGCCATATCTAACTTTATGCCCACAAAACCCTTTGCTCCGTTTACCTTTTTCCTCATATAGTGGAATATATCAAAAGCCACCAAGCCATTGTCCGTAATTAATCTACCTGGAGTAAAGGCGCTTTGGTACTCTCCCACAATCCCCGGAAGAATTTGCTTTAGTCTGTTTGCAATGACCTTCGTTGCTAGCTTGAAAACCACATTGCAAAGAGATATCGGCCTATATTCTCTAGTGTGCTTTGGGGTCTTTGTTTTGGGGATTAGACACAAAAAGGTGTTGTTCATCTCTTCAAAGTCTCCCTCCCCATTTAGACAGTTAAGGACCCACTTGGAAGTTTCCTCTCCCACAATATCCCACATTCTTTGGTAGAAGAGTGCCGGCATCCCATCCGGTCCGGGGGCTTTAGTTGGGTGCATGTGCTTTAAGGCTGTTCTGACTTCCTCTTGAGTGAAGTCCTCCTCCAAAATATTCAAAGCCTCCTGCGAGACTCTGCCTCCCACCACTGCAGCAACTTGTTCTTCTTTCATTGTCCCTTCGGTCTTGAACAAATCCTCATAAAAGTTCACTATAATTTCCTCTATTTTCTCCTCATCTTCAAAAAGAATTCCTGCATCATCAGTGATCCTCTCTATACGATTTCTTTTGTTCCTTTGTGATGCTTTCTGGTGAAAGTATTTAGTATTTCTGTCCCCCGTTTTAAGCCACGTTGCTCTAGATCTTTGTGCCCACTTAATCTCTTCTTGGTACAACAAATCGTCTAACTCTCTTTGTGTCTCTTTTAGCCTCATGATGGTCGATTCAGATTGCGGGAGGGTTGTGAGAtgttctatagaatcctgcttctctttgatcttctttggtagttgtccaaaattctgttTTCCCCATTGTTGTAGCCTTCTTCCACAATTTTCCAGCTTCCATTTTAAATGTTCTGCACTATCCGACCAGCTCTTGCATATTACTTCTTTACACTCTTGGTTTTGAAGCCACATTTCTTCAAATCTGAAGATATTTGgcctcttcctccttcttttgTTCCCTTGACCTGTTACATCAATTAAGAGAGGACAATGATCTGATCTGTACCTCTGCAAGTGTCTTACAATTGTCTCTGGGAAAGCTTCCTTCCAGTCAATTGTTGCGATTGCCCTGTCGAGTCTCTCTTGAATATTCATTTCTCCCGGTCGGTTGTTTGTCCATGTAAAAGAGTGTCCCACAAACCCCAAGTCTAGCAGCTGATTCATTTGTAGTACCTCTTGAAAGCCTTTCATTTGGCTATAAGAAACTGGCAGTCCCCCTGTCTTCTCTTTCTGTTCTAGGATTTGGTTAAAATCTCCAAAAACCAACCATGGCATGTTTTGAGATTTACCAAGCGAGCTCAAGAGATCCCATGATTTTTGCTTGTTGGCTGCATCCGGATTCCCATAGAACCCCGTAACCCTCCACTGCTGTCCAGCTTCTGCTACTTTTACCCTCATATCTATATGGTTCAAGGACATTGATGATACTTTCAAAACAATAGAGCTATCCCACATAACTGCCAAACCGCCCGCTCTACTTCTTCCATCCCCTTCACAGTCAATTCCTGCAATATTTCCCATTCTTCCTCTATTCCTGATACGATTTAATTCGTCAATCTTTCTCCTCGTCTCCATTAAGAATACGAGGTTGGGAGCTTGCTGTTTCAAGAGCTTGTTCAAAGCTCTCACTGCCCATGGGTTCCCAAGCCCACGGCAGTTCCAACTAATTATCTTCATGGGATTTGGCAGGGCTGCCCTGCAGCCTCTGCCTGTGTATTTTTGCTCCTTGCTTGGTAGCGTTTGCTGCTGCCTCCCATCTCCCTGTCTTCCATTTCTGTGtcttcttctttcctctttttattttgttctggCACTTTAGTTTCCTGGCATGTTATTCTTAGTGGTGCTTCTCTTGCCATCCTCTTCcatttcttttgatttttctgaAGTTGAGATTCCTCCTTGTCCTCTATTTTCTCATTGTCcttcttttgttctttttttttccttatctactttctttccttttttttgtctTCTTCCCCATGATCTGTAGCCTCTTTATTCGTCTCTTCGATGGTAATGGTTTCAACCTCTGCTGTTTGATGTGGTACTTTCTCCCTGTTTGAAACTTTGCTTCCTTCCTTGTATTCTATGCATTGCTGGCTCTTTTCCTTCATAGTTAGCTTTGCCATTTTTTCCAACACCTCTCCTTTTCCTTGTTGCGTTCCTTTCTCAGTTTCTTTGTCTTCCATTTTGGTTGGCCTCTCTTGTTCTGTTGAATGCTCCACCTTATTGCCTATTATATCTGCTCTTAGCCATGCTCCTAGTCCTTTTTTTGAACCACTGGTGTGCTCTTCTTCTGCTTCTGCTATCTCACAGTTTGCTACATCATGTCCGATCCTTCCACAAAAGTAGCAAAATGTAGGCAGCCTTTCATATTTGAACTCCACCTTTGTTAAACCATCTTGCTTACTCCCCATATTTAGGCCTTCTTTCAGTGGATCCTCTATCCTTATCATGACTGATGCTTTAAGAAAGTTTCCTTTTCCTGGACCCGCTGAGAATACATTGCATTCCATGACTTCTCCCACCCTAGCAGCGATCTTTCTTCCTAGAGTTGTTGTCTTGCAATGCTCTGGCATGTTCCATATTTGAAGTTTAATTTCTGTTCTAGAAAAATCCATTTCTGCTGGGTTTACTCCTCTTTCCCATTTTTTGATCAGTAGCCATGAATTTCGAAACATCCATGGGTTTCCTTTCAGAACTCTTCTCATGTCTATTTCCTTATGAAagaaaaactgaaaaagttttggCCTGATCTCTACCATCTTAAAGCCCTCTGGCCTCCTCCAAATGTTGAACATAGCCGTTTGGACCCATGTTGGGTTGATGTTTTTGTCTGTCACCAGCTTTCCTACTAGACTGTGATTGCATTTCTCTACACCTTCCTCTATGTCTTCTTCTTCGTATTCCAAgacttcttcttcctcttctgtTGTATTTGatcttgttcttgtattttCCTCTTCGATTTCATGCCTTGTTTCTTCCATATTTCAGGAATGTTGGGACAACAGCACTGAGGCGACACTGTTCTGCACTATGGCGCTAGATAAATACGATTTTAGTTGAAAGTAACGGAGTTGTGCACTACACTCGTTGTGGTTACTGGGGTTGAGTTTGTGCCCTAGCAGACCGACAAAGAGAGAGGATATTTCTAAATTCTGAATCTAGTATTGACATCAAATAAACTTGGAAACATCGAATAATctattagggtttttagggcAATAATGAATGACCAAGTTATTATACATACCTTTTTGTAACAGTTTGATTTTGGTAACTTTGATTATTTAGTATTCAGTTTCGTTCGATGAGTTACATATCAAGCTCATTGATATTAGTATCTAATGCCTTATCTTATATTTAGAAAAGCAagagaataaatttttttttatttaaaatgcaTTTAAagtgtttgattttttttatatttctcgCAATATCTCTCAGCGACAAGACAACGACAATCTATTGTagatttaagtttcatttaagagTTTATTCCTGACCAACGTATTTGTAGTTTGGTACTTACACAAAGTGAGATTCGAACTCCCAACACTTAATTAAACGGACGAGTGAAGAACTAAACTACTTGACCAACTCAAATTAGTTATTAACAGTGATTGATGATGCACATCAAAGGAGCTGAGTGAAAATTAAGggaaaaattattaataaattagctttaatttccttttaaGTGAGATTGGAGTATTTCTTTTTGGAATAAAACTAAGTTTCGGGATAATTTAACAAGAGCTGAGCTCTTCCGCCGACCCTGACAAACAGATGTCAGAGGAAGACGATTTAGTGTCAACAAGTATTAAGAAAGTCAAAATGAATAAAGAGAAATTGGCTCAATGAATATGGAAGATATTGTAAAAGAGAATGGTGATTCCGATCAAAAGAAGATGATCTGCAATAGTGAGAGTCAACAAAGAAAACAAGATGGCCAGGAAAAAGACAAGATGCCAAGGAGATCTTATCGTGATATGGTGGTGGCAAATGGATTTGAGAAACTGAATCTACAAGAAATAGTCGAAATGATATCAGAAGACTATATTTCGGAGGATCTGAATATGGAGGCATTGATAGAGGATCAAGCTCCCTTCAATCTTTATCCTATGATTGAGGTATCTCTCGAGGAGTATGATAAGTGCTATAGGCCGTGGAAACTCTCTCTGATTGTAAAGCCGTTGGAAAAATCTTTTAATCTTCAAGCTCTAGATAGGTGGCTTCAGAGAAGATGGGTGAAGAAGGGATCTATAAAAGTGATGGATTTGGCTGGAAATTTCTTTCTTGTAAAGTTTACCGATCCTGATGACTTTGTCCATTCTTTGTTCGAAGGCCCATAGATGAT includes:
- the LOC130963479 gene encoding uncharacterized protein LOC130963479, with the protein product MEETRHEIEEENTRTRSNTTEEEEEVLEYEEEDIEEGVEKCNHSLVGKLVTDKNINPTWVQTAMFNIWRRPEGFKMVEIRPKLFQFFFHKEIDMRRVLKGNPWMFRNSWLLIKKWERGVNPAEMDFSRTEIKLQIWNMPEHCKTTTLGRKIAARVGEVMECNVFSAGPGKGNFLKASVMIRIEDPLKEGLNMGSKQDGLTKVEFKYERLPTFCYFCGRIGHDVANCEIAEAEEEHTSGSKKGLGAWLRADIIGNKVEHSTEQERPTKMEDKETEKGTQQGKGEVLEKMAKLTMKEKSQQCIEYKEGSKVSNREKVPHQTAEVETITIEETNKEATDHGEEDKKKERK